A region from the Macrobrachium nipponense isolate FS-2020 chromosome 47, ASM1510439v2, whole genome shotgun sequence genome encodes:
- the LOC135204713 gene encoding gastrula zinc finger protein XlCGF8.2DB-like, with protein MNPDHPLEFPLKSETEGASINQENINMAAFSGTSDGDIKIEPEEFYESNEDDEYSYEMNSIVNEKHPQTCKNEVKQERRICDSGEKPFISTDCEKTFYKKINLTNDITNPTREKFICNDCGKAVSLKHNLIVHMRIHTGEKPFICKECDKAFSQISVLKTHMKIHTGEKPFMCKECDKAFSGKSSLTDHMRLHTGEKPFMCKECDKAFSQKSNLTSHMRLHTGEKPYMCRECEKAFSRKPHLTRHMKLHTREKPFMCNECGKAFPRKDNLTSHMRLHTGEKPFMCKECGKAFPRKDDLTSHMITHTGEKPFLCNECGKRFSRKSSLTNHMRLHTGEEKETT; from the coding sequence atgaatccagACCATcctttagaatttcctttgaaaagtgaaactgaaggtgcttccataaatcaagaaaacatcAACATGGCTGCCTTTAGTGGAACCAGTGATGGAGACATCAAaatagaaccagaggaattctatgagtctaatgaagatgatgaatattcatatgaaatgaattcaatagtgaatgaaaaacatccacaaacttgcaaaaacgaagtaaaacaagaaagaaggatcTGTGACAGTGGAGAGAAGCCTTTCATATCCACTGACTGTGAGAAaacattttacaagaaaattaatcttacaaatgatatcacaaatcctaccagagagaaattcatatgcaatgactgtgggaaagcagtTTCCTTGAAACATAATCTTAtagttcatatgagaatccatactggagagaagccattcatatgCAAGGAATGTGATAAAGCATTTTCCCAAATATCAGTTCTTAAAACTCATATGAaaatccatactggagagaagccattcatgtgcaaggaatgtgataaAGCATTTTCCGggaaatcaagtcttacagatcatatgagattgcatactggagagaagccattcatgtgcaaggaatgtgataaagcattttcccagaaatcaaatcttacaagtcatatgagattgcatactggagagaagccatatatgtgcaGGGAATGTGAGAAAGCATTTTCCCGCAAACCACATCTTACACGTCATATGAAGTTGCATActagagagaagccattcatgtgcaacgaatgtgggaaagcatttcccaGGAAAGAtaatcttacaagtcatatgagattgcatactggagagaagccatttatgtgtaaggaatgtgggaaagcatttccgAGGAAAGAtgatcttacaagtcatatgatcacccatactggagagaagccattcctGTGCAACGAATGTGGGAAAAGATTTTCCCGGAAATCAAGTCTTACAAATCATATGAGGTTGCAtactggagaggaaaaagaaacaacatga